A genomic region of Alistipes megaguti contains the following coding sequences:
- a CDS encoding RagB/SusD family nutrient uptake outer membrane protein — MKRIIITLLAIMGLFAIPSCDVLDQYPHNATSQDNLSEEDIDLLFVGLYCYSQYKPTFTGYFLNDFAGGDFRRGGGSGYEDPALVIVDQILPTTGWVNTPWSGYYAWLYQVNSFLVSASALPETEHRNEMLGVARFFRALIYYDLVTRWREVPLLREPTNDPVASSSEEACWALVEEDLTYAIDHAPRFSDKNYVSSQAAKALLARVLLAQGRKSEAAVYAEQVISDSNFGLSDFDKIFRDQPNNEEIFTFSNLVDDSGINFSSNFHIPATTYLPTTEVYNLFSNNDKRTAVTFANQESNIVLNKYDSSSSMTDPIPIIRLAEMYLISAEGQGLSNGLPRLNELRQQRGLDAVYPATEEEFIDAVLAERRLEFLGEGFRWFDLVRLGKLCETVGLDEKYTCMPIPDRELDLNPLLKQNELWSNSKTGE; from the coding sequence ATGAAACGAATAATCATTACTCTTTTGGCCATCATGGGATTGTTTGCGATACCGTCGTGCGATGTACTCGACCAGTATCCTCACAATGCCACCTCTCAGGACAATCTTTCCGAGGAGGATATCGACCTGTTGTTCGTCGGACTCTATTGCTACAGCCAATACAAACCGACTTTCACCGGATATTTTCTGAATGATTTTGCGGGCGGAGATTTCCGGCGCGGCGGCGGTTCGGGATATGAGGATCCCGCGCTGGTGATTGTCGATCAGATCCTGCCAACCACCGGATGGGTCAATACCCCGTGGTCGGGATACTACGCGTGGCTTTACCAGGTGAACAGCTTCCTGGTATCGGCCTCGGCGCTTCCCGAGACGGAGCATCGCAACGAGATGCTGGGTGTGGCTCGTTTTTTCCGGGCACTCATTTACTATGATTTGGTAACGCGGTGGCGGGAGGTTCCGCTGTTGCGCGAGCCGACGAACGATCCCGTCGCCTCGTCGAGCGAAGAGGCGTGCTGGGCGCTGGTGGAGGAGGATCTGACCTATGCCATTGACCATGCCCCGCGCTTCTCGGACAAGAACTACGTCTCGTCGCAGGCCGCCAAGGCGCTGCTGGCCCGGGTGCTGCTGGCCCAGGGCCGCAAGTCGGAGGCGGCGGTTTATGCCGAGCAAGTGATCTCCGATTCGAACTTCGGGCTTTCGGATTTCGACAAGATCTTCCGCGATCAGCCCAACAACGAGGAGATCTTCACCTTCTCGAATCTGGTGGATGATTCGGGAATCAATTTCAGCTCGAACTTCCACATCCCGGCGACGACCTACCTGCCGACGACCGAGGTCTACAATCTCTTCTCGAATAACGACAAGCGCACGGCGGTGACCTTTGCCAACCAGGAGTCGAACATCGTGCTGAACAAGTACGACAGCTCTTCGTCGATGACCGATCCGATTCCGATCATCCGGCTGGCCGAGATGTACCTGATCAGTGCCGAGGGACAGGGGCTGTCGAACGGCCTGCCGCGGCTCAACGAACTGCGCCAGCAGCGGGGGCTCGATGCGGTCTACCCCGCCACCGAGGAGGAGTTCATCGATGCGGTTCTTGCCGAGCGGCGGCTGGAGTTCCTGGGCGAAGGGTTCCGGTGGTTCGACCTGGTGCGTCTGGGCAAGCTGTGCGAGACGGTGGGCCTGGACGAAAAGTACACCTGCATGCCGATACCCGATCGAGAGCTCGATCTCAATCCGCTTCTGAAGCAGAATGAACTGTGGTCAAACAGCAAAACCGGAGAATAA
- a CDS encoding phosphodiester glycosidase family protein, whose product MSYRIFMLICTVAMGLLVSCSDSEPEDHRYRPTTPIGRTLESECDAVARMFADTTFVVAVGVDETDLHLQLMSGYVVRMFLLRVDTTVPGLELRVALPDNNNDLSQIHTQTLTDMAAVHDAPGKRVVAMTNGDFWDTANVLPRGPIHRDGYVLNDRFNYSESVPQQALSFVGIRDDGSMIIAEASRYAALQSQLKEVTGAGVILLSEGLFPGTTFTARDPRTAIGYTDDGIVYMLTVDGRRNFYSDGITYEEMASVFKALDCTGAVNLDGGGSAQMLIRHPIAQIFQIRNRPSDNAERPVYNGWMVCVEEP is encoded by the coding sequence TTGTCATATAGAATTTTCATGCTGATCTGTACGGTGGCGATGGGGCTTCTCGTATCGTGTTCGGATTCCGAGCCCGAAGACCACCGCTATCGCCCCACTACCCCAATTGGTCGGACGTTAGAGTCCGAATGCGATGCCGTGGCGCGGATGTTTGCCGATACGACCTTCGTGGTGGCGGTAGGTGTCGACGAGACCGATCTTCATCTTCAACTCATGAGCGGATATGTGGTTCGAATGTTCCTGCTTCGGGTCGATACTACGGTGCCGGGGCTTGAACTGCGGGTGGCGCTTCCGGACAACAACAACGACCTGTCACAGATCCATACGCAGACGCTGACCGATATGGCTGCGGTACACGATGCCCCCGGAAAGCGGGTTGTGGCGATGACCAATGGCGATTTCTGGGATACGGCAAACGTTCTGCCCCGGGGACCGATCCACCGCGACGGATATGTGCTCAACGACCGGTTCAACTATTCGGAGAGTGTGCCGCAACAGGCGTTGAGTTTCGTCGGAATCCGGGATGACGGGTCGATGATCATTGCCGAGGCGTCGCGCTACGCGGCCTTGCAGTCGCAGTTGAAGGAGGTGACCGGGGCGGGCGTCATTCTGCTCAGCGAGGGGCTCTTCCCCGGGACTACCTTTACGGCCCGGGACCCGCGCACGGCCATCGGCTATACCGACGACGGCATCGTCTACATGCTGACCGTGGACGGGCGGCGCAACTTCTATTCCGACGGCATCACCTATGAGGAGATGGCCTCGGTTTTCAAGGCGTTGGATTGCACGGGAGCCGTGAATCTCGATGGCGGAGGCTCGGCGCAGATGTTGATCCGCCACCCCATCGCTCAGATTTTCCAGATCCGCAACCGGCCTTCGGACAACGCCGAGCGACCGGTTTACAACGGGTGGATGGTCTGTGTCGAAGAACCTTAG
- a CDS encoding IPT/TIG domain-containing protein, translated as MKRICRLLTYALVACTVAVSCDKEETEVDRPVATPRLVSIIPASGTEGSIAIISGVNLSSETEQPEVTIGGEAAEILHAGAERLTVVLPTNPLGEAAVAVRVGGRTADGLAFTYVEQPDPSPLLLNVIPSSGYAGDRLVIYGRGFGKTPSENAVTIGGEAAEVTFATSSILHVTAPEHAEGSAAIVLTTGGESVSGFSFEYLHVPVLSIARIAPASGRAGETVVLTGECFSTTPADNHLTINGVAVEILEATSTQLTVRMPENPDGSYPFLLHVGDAQVEGPVFTYVPRKYYVASVAGNGTMGTTDGIGAAASFNTPQDIHYDREGMFWIVDRGSHSIRKMDPESCEVTTLVAGSEPLLSGKFPWQGDFNSEGDFYVVCKGGNNIIRITPAGKCSEYAVENSNFSNPMALVFDPEDRIYLADRTNNRIVQIVSGRITGEYEVHMPQTIAIDRNGNLLVGMYSGNQLQMIDPQSGTVTPIAGSGTKPTAVNYTDGEAGKPLTATIGTVDGIYCASDGTVYFTDEVTATVRKLVPGTDGSYATGTVTTLAGQPLLKGWVDGEALTTAKFNYPYGILLAADGETLYVTDGSGSRRIRKLYLN; from the coding sequence ATGAAAAGAATTTGCAGATTGTTGACATATGCCCTTGTTGCATGTACGGTTGCGGTTTCATGTGACAAGGAGGAGACGGAGGTGGATCGGCCGGTAGCGACGCCGCGTCTGGTCTCGATCATTCCGGCCTCGGGTACGGAGGGGAGTATCGCCATCATTTCGGGGGTGAACCTCTCCAGCGAAACCGAACAGCCTGAGGTGACAATCGGCGGTGAGGCGGCCGAGATCCTTCATGCCGGGGCGGAGCGCCTGACGGTCGTTCTGCCCACGAATCCGCTCGGTGAGGCGGCGGTTGCGGTGCGTGTGGGCGGTCGGACGGCCGACGGACTCGCCTTCACCTATGTCGAGCAGCCCGATCCGTCGCCGTTGCTGCTCAACGTAATTCCCTCGTCGGGCTATGCCGGCGACCGGCTGGTGATCTACGGCCGGGGATTCGGCAAGACGCCCTCGGAGAATGCGGTGACCATCGGCGGCGAGGCCGCCGAGGTGACCTTTGCCACGAGCAGTATCCTGCACGTCACGGCTCCGGAACATGCCGAGGGTTCGGCGGCGATCGTACTCACCACGGGGGGCGAGTCCGTATCGGGCTTCAGCTTCGAGTATCTCCACGTACCGGTGCTCTCGATCGCGCGGATCGCTCCGGCGAGCGGTCGTGCCGGCGAAACGGTCGTCCTCACGGGCGAGTGCTTCTCGACGACGCCTGCGGACAACCACCTGACGATAAACGGCGTTGCGGTGGAGATCCTGGAGGCGACCTCCACGCAGCTCACCGTCCGTATGCCCGAGAATCCCGACGGCAGCTATCCCTTTCTGCTGCATGTGGGTGATGCGCAGGTCGAGGGCCCGGTGTTCACCTATGTGCCGCGCAAATATTATGTCGCGTCGGTGGCCGGCAACGGTACCATGGGAACGACCGACGGCATCGGTGCGGCGGCGAGCTTCAATACGCCCCAGGATATCCACTACGACCGTGAGGGCATGTTCTGGATCGTCGATCGCGGCAGCCATTCGATCCGCAAGATGGATCCGGAGTCCTGCGAGGTGACGACACTGGTTGCGGGCAGCGAACCGCTGCTTAGCGGCAAATTCCCGTGGCAGGGCGATTTCAATTCGGAAGGTGATTTCTACGTGGTGTGCAAGGGCGGCAACAACATCATCCGCATCACACCCGCGGGCAAATGCTCCGAGTATGCTGTGGAGAATTCGAATTTCAGCAATCCGATGGCCTTGGTTTTCGATCCCGAGGATCGGATTTACCTGGCGGATCGCACCAACAACCGGATTGTTCAGATCGTTTCGGGGCGGATCACCGGGGAGTATGAGGTCCACATGCCGCAGACGATCGCCATCGATCGCAACGGGAACCTGCTGGTCGGCATGTACAGCGGCAACCAGCTGCAGATGATCGATCCGCAGAGCGGTACGGTGACGCCGATTGCCGGCAGCGGCACGAAGCCGACGGCCGTCAACTATACCGACGGCGAGGCGGGCAAGCCGCTGACGGCGACGATCGGCACGGTCGACGGCATCTACTGCGCCTCGGACGGTACGGTCTACTTCACCGACGAGGTTACGGCAACGGTCCGCAAACTGGTACCGGGCACGGACGGCAGTTATGCAACGGGTACGGTGACGACGCTGGCCGGACAGCCGCTGCTGAAGGGTTGGGTCGACGGCGAGGCCCTGACCACGGCGAAGTTCAACTATCCGTATGGCATTCTGCTGGCCGCCGACGGCGAGACGCTTTATGTCACCGATGGCTCCGGATCACGCCGGATCCGCAAACTCTACCTAAACTGA
- a CDS encoding IPT/TIG domain-containing protein, whose protein sequence is MKKKGIIASVLMLALLAGAGCSDDEYRARVTELKLVRLVPTSGYAGDIVRILGRNFSEEYGGNTVTINGVEARVIEIARDELSIIVPENAPGSYPVRVETPTATVEGLSFKYNVRPEKEYAVTTVAGNGALGLVDGIGTAASFAAPEGLNYHRDGSIWIVQRGGVGMFAIRRMDQSYHVTTLCTSSLLNYPWGGDFAPSGDYYVANKGNNKVLRVTSDGSCSEYPITGATLNNPMCVAFGAAGEMYVASRDANEILKIDLATGVVQARYEVKMPESMDVDAEGRVIVGSNNAYYLYQIDTDGSVSTIAGNGTAPSGSSYSDGEGDLSSATIGMVGGVFCASDGCIYFTDRTAFTVRKLTPAADGSYAAGTLETLAGVAGSKGVTDGTNTTATFSYPAGIVVSDDCSDIYVADGSGSQRIRRLRLR, encoded by the coding sequence ATGAAGAAGAAAGGAATCATCGCATCCGTGTTGATGCTGGCCCTGCTGGCCGGTGCGGGATGCAGCGACGACGAATACCGGGCTCGGGTCACCGAACTGAAGTTGGTGCGGCTGGTACCGACGAGCGGTTATGCGGGCGATATCGTGCGCATTCTGGGCCGGAACTTCAGCGAGGAGTATGGCGGGAACACCGTCACGATCAACGGCGTTGAGGCCCGGGTTATCGAGATTGCGCGCGACGAGCTCTCGATCATCGTGCCCGAGAACGCTCCGGGAAGCTATCCGGTGCGCGTCGAGACTCCGACGGCCACGGTCGAGGGGCTCTCGTTCAAGTACAACGTCCGGCCCGAGAAGGAGTATGCGGTCACGACGGTAGCCGGCAACGGTGCGTTGGGGCTGGTCGACGGCATCGGGACGGCCGCCAGTTTTGCGGCGCCCGAGGGGCTGAACTACCACCGCGACGGAAGCATCTGGATCGTGCAGCGCGGCGGTGTGGGAATGTTTGCCATCCGGCGCATGGACCAGTCCTACCACGTCACGACGCTCTGTACGAGTTCGCTGCTCAACTATCCGTGGGGCGGAGACTTCGCGCCGTCGGGCGATTATTATGTGGCCAACAAGGGGAACAACAAGGTGTTGCGGGTGACCTCCGACGGCTCCTGCAGCGAATACCCGATTACGGGGGCGACGCTCAACAATCCGATGTGCGTGGCCTTCGGCGCCGCGGGAGAGATGTACGTCGCCAGCCGCGACGCCAACGAGATTCTGAAGATCGATCTGGCCACGGGGGTTGTCCAGGCGCGTTACGAGGTGAAGATGCCCGAGTCGATGGATGTCGATGCCGAAGGCCGCGTCATCGTCGGAAGCAACAATGCCTATTACCTCTATCAGATCGACACCGACGGTTCGGTCAGCACGATAGCGGGCAACGGGACGGCTCCGTCGGGCTCCAGCTACTCCGACGGCGAGGGGGATCTTTCCTCGGCGACCATCGGCATGGTCGGAGGCGTCTTCTGCGCCTCGGACGGCTGCATCTACTTCACCGACCGCACGGCCTTCACCGTGCGCAAGCTTACGCCGGCAGCCGATGGCAGCTATGCCGCCGGAACGCTCGAGACGTTGGCGGGCGTGGCCGGAAGCAAGGGCGTCACCGACGGGACGAACACCACGGCCACCTTCTCCTACCCGGCCGGTATCGTCGTCTCCGACGACTGCTCGGACATCTATGTTGCCGACGGTTCGGGCTCGCAGCGCATTCGCCGGCTGCGCCTTCGTTGA
- a CDS encoding TonB-dependent receptor, translating into MKTVVALLLLLCLWTPLSAGNISVTLRQVTVGKAIEYLQRNYDYSFILKTGEVDIERIVTVVAKDAELESVLDQIFQGQSVEYRINGSTVSVIARTRSRTAPEAEPAREVSPVTLQGYVSDENGQPLVGATVIERGTTNGTTTDAEGRFRLRTAAASPELVISFVGYEDLTLKVAPGQSTVEATLQAAALAMNEVVVVGYGSMARRDITSAIGSFKPKQSDQRPVLSVDQLLQGHVAGVNISSASGVPGAVSRVSIRGIGSLNAGNEPLYVVDGIPLNSTSGDTGVWVGDSMSGLVSINPSDVESIEVLKDAASAAIYGSRATNGVIIITTKKGQKGAAQVSLDGSVSFSNLTRTDRLRVADSDLFFEVLNEAVDNYNIQTGSTVDRYTNPMPGKAYHNWLDDILRTAVSYNGSASISGGSDRMTYYVSGNVKHSEGVILKNDVDQYHLKTNLSGQIKPWLSFGFNTQLNYTQNSRIPTGYVGVNPIKASVEQYPWHEPYLPNGEWATSSNILVNRNPLQNILEEDVYVNTGRAISSLFLQFDIIKGLNFKTMLGEDYQSLEEHIYYTSQHDYALASETNPSGGQLIDSRRTRLSLLWENTLSYKHGFGSGINLDAVLGHSVQIDTSSSASQTGLGFPSASFDVNSVASSYMDVTSGKSTYALQSFFGRVNLNYRDRYVMTVTLRADGSSKFAPGNRYGYFPSASVGWNLNEEPWWNAPKTSLKVRASWGATGNQGGIGTYAYQALATGGLNYNGQNGLGLTTAGNRDLQWEKAVQYDLGLDMAFFKGALTVTADVFLKDTKNLLYNKPQMATTGYTSYMCNIGSMRNKGLELTVGGNAGHGAFQWHGDFNISFIRNKLTQLLDDNEIITTSNMHALKVGEEVGAFYMIKQEGIYQYDEDVPRTLYESEGVRAGDCIYDDVDNNGVIDSNDRQFVGSPNPKFSGGFNNTFRYRNLELGLFFTYSYGNMMYEMCNGGLRRGNGTYPMLESGARSRWTGPGTSNTTPRAIYGYSWNSTKFVTTRFLYDASYLRCRSLTLGYTFPRKLLQKTGISHLRLYCQVDNLFVLTKWPYLDPEVTVSTSATTMGYDWFNPSQPRTFTLGLNLKF; encoded by the coding sequence ATGAAGACCGTTGTCGCATTGTTGTTGCTGTTGTGTTTGTGGACGCCCCTTTCGGCCGGGAATATCAGCGTGACGCTGAGGCAGGTCACCGTGGGCAAGGCCATCGAATACCTGCAACGCAATTACGACTATTCGTTCATTCTGAAGACCGGCGAGGTCGACATTGAACGTATTGTTACCGTTGTGGCGAAGGATGCGGAGCTCGAGAGCGTGCTGGACCAGATTTTCCAGGGACAGTCGGTCGAGTATCGCATCAACGGCTCGACGGTTTCGGTGATCGCCCGAACGCGGAGTCGGACGGCGCCGGAGGCGGAACCGGCCCGCGAAGTGAGTCCGGTGACGCTTCAGGGATATGTGAGCGACGAGAACGGCCAACCGCTGGTCGGGGCCACGGTCATCGAACGCGGTACGACGAACGGCACGACGACCGATGCGGAGGGGCGGTTCCGTCTGCGCACGGCGGCCGCGTCGCCCGAGCTGGTCATATCGTTCGTGGGCTACGAGGATCTGACTCTCAAGGTCGCCCCGGGGCAGAGTACGGTCGAGGCGACGCTGCAGGCCGCGGCCCTGGCCATGAACGAAGTGGTGGTCGTGGGTTATGGCTCGATGGCACGGCGCGACATCACCTCGGCCATCGGATCGTTCAAGCCCAAGCAGAGCGATCAGCGTCCGGTTCTGAGTGTCGATCAGCTGTTGCAGGGCCATGTGGCGGGAGTCAACATCTCGTCGGCCTCGGGCGTTCCCGGGGCGGTCAGCCGCGTGAGTATCCGCGGCATCGGTTCGCTCAATGCGGGCAACGAGCCGCTGTATGTGGTCGACGGGATTCCGCTCAACAGCACGTCGGGAGATACGGGCGTCTGGGTCGGAGACTCGATGAGCGGCCTGGTGAGCATCAATCCGTCGGATGTGGAGTCGATCGAGGTGCTGAAGGATGCGGCGTCGGCAGCCATCTATGGATCACGCGCCACGAACGGCGTGATCATCATCACGACAAAAAAAGGACAGAAAGGAGCGGCTCAGGTGAGTCTCGACGGTTCGGTGAGTTTTTCGAATCTCACACGTACCGATCGGTTGCGCGTTGCCGACAGCGATCTCTTCTTTGAGGTGCTCAACGAGGCTGTCGACAACTACAATATCCAGACGGGAAGCACCGTCGACCGCTATACGAATCCCATGCCGGGCAAAGCGTATCATAACTGGCTGGACGATATTCTGCGTACGGCAGTTTCCTACAACGGCAGTGCCTCGATTTCGGGCGGATCGGACCGCATGACCTATTACGTGTCGGGCAATGTGAAACATAGCGAGGGTGTCATTCTGAAAAACGATGTCGACCAGTATCATCTGAAGACCAATCTTTCGGGGCAGATCAAACCCTGGTTATCGTTCGGGTTCAACACCCAGTTGAATTATACGCAGAACAGCCGCATCCCGACCGGATATGTCGGAGTCAATCCGATCAAGGCGAGCGTCGAGCAGTATCCGTGGCACGAGCCCTACCTGCCCAACGGCGAATGGGCCACGTCGAGCAATATCCTGGTCAACCGCAATCCGTTGCAGAACATTCTCGAAGAGGACGTCTATGTCAATACGGGACGGGCGATCAGTTCGCTGTTCCTGCAGTTCGATATTATCAAAGGATTGAATTTCAAAACGATGCTTGGAGAGGACTACCAGTCTCTCGAGGAACATATCTACTATACGTCCCAACACGATTATGCGTTGGCTTCGGAGACCAATCCATCGGGTGGACAGTTGATCGACAGTCGGCGAACGCGCCTGAGCCTGTTGTGGGAGAATACACTCTCCTACAAGCACGGTTTCGGCAGCGGAATCAATCTCGATGCCGTGTTGGGTCACTCGGTGCAGATCGACACCTCTTCGTCGGCTTCACAGACGGGATTGGGTTTCCCCTCGGCGTCGTTCGATGTCAACTCGGTGGCCTCCTCCTACATGGATGTCACGTCGGGCAAGTCGACTTATGCGCTGCAGTCGTTTTTCGGGCGTGTGAACCTGAATTACCGGGACCGGTATGTGATGACGGTCACGTTGCGGGCTGACGGATCGTCGAAATTCGCCCCCGGGAATCGTTATGGTTACTTCCCCTCGGCCAGTGTCGGTTGGAATCTGAACGAGGAGCCGTGGTGGAATGCGCCGAAGACCTCGCTTAAGGTGCGTGCGAGTTGGGGAGCAACGGGCAATCAGGGCGGAATCGGTACCTATGCTTACCAGGCTCTGGCCACGGGCGGTCTCAACTACAACGGGCAGAACGGTCTGGGTCTGACGACGGCCGGGAATCGGGATCTGCAGTGGGAGAAGGCCGTGCAGTATGACCTGGGCCTGGACATGGCCTTCTTCAAGGGGGCGCTGACAGTGACAGCCGACGTGTTCCTCAAGGATACGAAGAATCTGCTCTACAACAAGCCCCAGATGGCGACGACGGGTTATACCTCCTACATGTGCAACATCGGGTCGATGCGCAACAAGGGTTTGGAGCTGACGGTGGGCGGCAATGCCGGACACGGGGCATTCCAGTGGCACGGCGATTTCAACATCTCGTTCATCCGCAACAAACTGACGCAATTGCTCGATGACAATGAGATCATCACTACCAGCAACATGCATGCCCTGAAGGTCGGCGAGGAGGTCGGTGCCTTCTACATGATCAAACAGGAGGGTATCTACCAATATGACGAGGATGTTCCGCGTACTCTTTACGAGAGCGAAGGGGTGCGTGCGGGCGACTGCATTTACGACGACGTGGACAACAACGGCGTGATCGATTCGAACGACCGGCAGTTCGTCGGGTCGCCGAATCCGAAGTTCTCCGGCGGATTCAACAATACGTTCCGTTACAGGAACCTGGAGCTGGGGCTTTTTTTCACCTATTCGTATGGGAATATGATGTATGAGATGTGCAACGGAGGACTTCGGAGGGGAAACGGAACCTATCCGATGCTGGAGTCCGGGGCACGATCGCGGTGGACCGGACCCGGAACGAGCAACACCACGCCGCGCGCCATCTATGGGTACAGTTGGAACAGTACGAAGTTCGTGACCACACGTTTTCTCTACGATGCCTCCTACCTGCGTTGCCGTTCGCTGACGCTGGGTTATACCTTTCCCCGGAAGCTGTTGCAGAAGACGGGCATCTCGCATTTGCGGCTTTACTGCCAGGTGGACAATCTGTTCGTGCTGACGAAGTGGCCCTACCTCGATCCCGAGGTTACGGTCAGCACGTCGGCCACGACGATGGGCTACGACTGGTTCAATCCCTCGCAGCCGCGTACCTTCACGTTGGGTCTCAATCTTAAATTCTGA